tgtccccccccccccccccccccggtgaatCTGTCAGGTTGGGCAAAGTTCCGATGCTCCACAGTGACTGGCCAGCAcggtctctctgtgcgtgcgtgcgcccgccaccccctcccgctACTCCGCCATGCTCTCCAGTTTCTCCAGCACCCCCTGGATTTTGTGCACCGCTTCCTTACGGGCCTGCCGGACGTGTTCCTGGCCGTTGGTCTGCACCGAGTCCGCCTCCAGCAGCTGCTTGGTGAGCAGTTCCTCCAGCAGCCGGTAGGTCTTGTCCCCCCGCTTGCCGTCGAAGCGGTTCACCTCCGCCTCCAGCTGCTGCACGTGGCCCAGGACGCGCTCCACTTGGATGTGGCCGGGGTGGCCGGACGCCTCGGCCCGCTCCAGGCCGTTGTCGGCTGGCGGGGGGGCTTTCTCACGGGCGCCCTTGGCCTCCGGGCGGGTCTTGTACACCGTGGGAGGGGCGCTGTACTCCATCCTTGGTCCATGGGACGGGGCGGGCAGCGGGTCCGGAGTCTGGGCCGGGGCGTAGACGGCGGGCTGCTGGTCGCTCCCTAGGTAGCTGGCGTTGCTGAGGCGGGATCGCAGATCCTGGTGATTCAAGGGATAGGGGAGCtcctggaagagagagagagagagagaaccgttTAAACAGGGGGAATCCATTCATCGGCAACGACTGAATCAATCTAATTAATTCCATGAGTTTGGGGATGGGGACATTACGGAGAAACTGTTTGCCGTGTGCGCAACTGCTTCCAATAACAGCAAGGGGCAGGCAGTGGCCCAGTGGTACtggcactggactagtaatccagagacccatgataatggtggcacagtggttggcactgctgcctcacagcgccagggacccgggtttgattcccggcttgggtgactctctgtgcggagtctgcacgttctccccgtgtctgtgtgggtttcctccgggtgctccagtttcctcccacagtccaaagatgtgtcggttaagtgcattggccatgctaaattgccctttagtaaccaaagatgtgcgggttaggtggatcggccatgctaaattgcccccgagtgtcagggggattaacgagggtaaatatgagggattacaggaatagggcctgggtggggttgtggtcgatgcagactcgataggccgaatggtctccttctgcactgtagggattctatgaatgttctggggacctcgggttcgaatcccgcagatggcgaaattggaattcaataacaatgaggaattaagaatctactgatgaccatgaaaccattgtggattgttggaaaaacccatctggttcactaatgtccctttagggaaggaaatctgccgtccttacccggtctggcccacatgtgactccagagccacagcaatgtggctgactgtcAAAtgttcctcagggatgggcaaccagCCAGCgatcaaattaaaacaaaaggTCCATTGTCTGTTCACATGTGGGAAtgtgaaattcatagaatccctgcagtgcaggaggaggccattcagcccatcgagtctgcaccaaccacaatcccacccagaccctattctgcAGTGTGTTGTATGGGATTAGAGCAAGCTTACACATTGTCTGGGCCTGGTATCTCTGCGGAAAGTGCCCTATTCACATTTACTTGTGGGATCACACCTAAAATCTCGATTAAAAGTGGACCATAAAGTGAAGGAGTGCTTGTGCAGACGGCACTCAGACTTTTAACTTCAGGGACTGACAGTACACAGGTCAAAACCACAACATGGGAGAGGGAATTTATAACAAGGCAGGATTGGGCTAGAAAGACCAGAGGATGATTAGATGTGACCACCGGTGGAAAATACACAGAGAACTCTGATCAGGAACCTCCtcacagcacagtgggttagcactgctgcctcacagcgccggggacccgggttcaattcccggcctcgggtcactgtctgtgcggagtctgcacgttttccccgtgtctgcgtgggtttcctccgggtgctccggtttcctcccacactccaaagaggggtgggttaggttgattggccatgctaaattgcccctcagtgtcagagggattagctagggtaaatatgaggggttacgggaatagggcctggttgggattgtggtcggtggcaggctcgatgggctgaatggcctccttctgcactgtgggattgagAGAGAATCGGAAACGAGGACGGAAAGTGGTGTAAAAGCTCGACAAACCATGCAGCTTCTGTGCAGAGAGGAAGCTAGTTAACGTTTGGGGTCGTTGACCTTTCTATCAGATGTGGGGGCAGGTTGGGGATGGAAAGGGGTGGTGTGGGAGGAAGAGATGGTGGTTTAAAAAGGAAAGACAGAGGGTCcagagacgtgcgggttaggttgattgaccatgcgagATTGACccgagtgtcccgggatgtgtaggttagagggagcagtgggataaatgagtggggttgtggggacagggcctggggtgggaatgttgttggtgcagactcgatgggccaaatggcctccttctgcactgtggggcttcTATGAGGACAGCGTGGAAGGCAGGAGGAGGTTGCCGAGATCAGGTGAATGCTTTGCGGAACTAGCCTCTGTCCAGTTGACAATGTGACTCCGCGGATTTTGGCCGCCTTGCCCTCACACTGACCTCCCTGTCCTCAGTGTGCCCTAGTGTGCTAGTGTGGCTCAATGTGAGCtcgggggggacggggacggacGGACAGACAGTGAGGCACTCAGCAGCCTTATGGACCCACTTCAACAATTTGAGGCCCCAATCCCGTTTTCTTGCCTATTCTTTGCTCGGGTTTTCTCTTTGCTCGTTCCCCATCCTCCCCCTTGTTTTTTGGCTGTCGGGCATCAGTTGTTTATCGCGCTGCCACTTTGAGACACGTCATGTGCCATCTTTACTTCTCCCGTCACCACTCTTACTGGCTCTGCGCCGCCAACCCCTTTTGTCATGTGGCGCCTCCGGCCTTCCCGCTCGCTGCTGTTCTCTACCCAGTGTCCCGTCGGGAGGAAACCCCACGGGAACGCTGCTCCCAGCCTGGGGAAGTGAAGGAAGGAAACGGGAGTAGTCCCAGCTCCGAGTGGAAGGCGGATTTTCAAGGACAGAGGGCTTGAGGGTTAGTCCCGCTGAGGGCAGCCCCCTCCCCGAGAGCCAACACCTTTAGAacccagatgaggaggaatttcttcagccagagagtggtgaatctgtggaactctttgccgcagaaggctgtggaggccgggtcattgagtgtctttgagacagagatagataggttcttgattaataaggggatcaagggttacggggaaaaggcaggagaatggggatgagaattacATCAGctgtgatcgaatggcagagcagactcgatgggccgaatggtggagtacttggaaatgcatggtaaaagAGGGCTGAggcagcacggcttcgtcaaagggaggtcatgtctgacaaatctgttggagttctttgaggaggtaacgaagaagctagataaaggagaaccagtggatgtgatgtatttggatttccagaaagcctttgcaAGGTGTCTTACAGGAGCCTGCttaaataagctaagagccaaGGGTGTTGGAGGCAAGGTActggcgtggatagaagattggttgactggcagaaggtagagagtggggataagggggtccttttcaggatggcagccggtgacgagtggtgttccacaggggtcagtgctgggaccacaacttttcacagtatacattaatgatctgaaagatggaactgaaggcactgttgctaaatttgcagatgatacaaagatatgtagagggacaggtagtattgaggaagcaggggggctgcagaaggacttggacaggttgggagagtgggcaaagaagtggcagatggaatacaatgtggaaaagtatgaggttatgcactttggaaggaggaatggaggcataggctattttctaaatgggaaaatgcttaggaaatcagaaacacaaagggacttgggagtcattattcaagattctcttaaggtcaacgggcagattcagtcggcagttaggaaggcaaatgcaatgttagcattcatttctagagggttagaatacaagagcagggatgtactgctgaggctgtgtaaggctctggtcagatcccatttggagtattgtgagcagttttgggaccatatctaaggaaggatgagctggccttggaaagggtccagaggaagttcacaagaatgatccctggaatgaagagcttgtcatatgaggaacggttgaggactctgggtctgtactcgttggagtttagaaggatgggggggggatcttattgaaacttacaggatactgcgaggtctggatagagtggacgtggagagaatgtttccacgagtgggaaaaactagaaccagagggcacaacctcaggctaaaggaacgatcctttaaaacagagatgaggaggaatttcttcagccagagagtggtgaatttgtggaactctttgccacagaaggctgtggaggccgggtcattgagtgtctttaagacagagatagataggttcttgattaataaggggatcaggggttatggggaaaaggcaggagaatggggatgagaaaaatatcagccatgattgaatggcggagcagactcaatgggccgagtggcctaattctgctcctatatcttctggcTTTAAAACACCACAGACATTGGTGGGATTGGTGGATCTCACCAGCAAGCTGCCTCCGTTGTAGGAAGACATTCCATGTGAgctaggggaaggggggggtaatCCCACCCAGAGTCTGCCTCTCAGAAACTTCACACTTGCTGCCCTGTTTGCAAAGTTCGGAGAGGCGAATGCAGGCCGAACGTCCTCTGGCACCGCTGATGGGGATGGGACAGCTTTCCGAGGGGAGTTTGTACACAGCCCTGTGTCCGTGGTTTCCGTGGCGCCCGCACGCCCTGCATGGCCTTACCTTCTGCTCGTACATAGACGTTGATGGGCTGAGCCTCTGCCACCCCGGCGTTGGCACAACGCTGCCCCCGAACGGCGGCATGCCGTGAGGGAACTGCTCCGCTGATGACGGCAGTCCGGTGGCTCGGGCCTGGGCCCACAGGTCGTGGGACGGCGGCGGCAGGGAGGGCGCTGGTGCTGAGGGCGACCAAGGCTGAGCTTGTGGGCCGGGTGCAGGCTGGTGCTGAGAAGGGTAGATGGACTGTTGCGGTGCTGAGTCCGGGTTTCTGAAGTGGTACTGCGGGGTGGTCACAGGGTACTGGTGCTGTTGCTCGTACACCTCCTGTTCAGGGTGGAAGAAAATACAGACTGTCTCAGCGGAAGGTCAActggcagcaagacctgaacagcaCCAGAAACCCAGCGGCTGAGGGCTTCAATcaaagcagcacaggaacaggcccttcggcccaccaagcctacaccgatacgtggtttctatccctctattccctccctattcatggacccatccagatgcctcttaaatgttgctaatgtgcctgcttccaccacctcctctggcagcgcgttccaggcacccaccactctctgcgtgaacaacttcccccacacatctcccttaaactttccccctctctcaccttcaacctgtgcccccttgtaattgatatctctaccctggggaaaaagcctctgactatccgccTTGTCTATgcgcctcataattttgtagaccaggtctcccctcagcctccgtctttccagtgaaaacaatcccagtttatccagcctctcctcatagccgacgccctcgagaccaggcaacatcctggtgaaccttctgtgcaccctctccaaagcaaccACGTCCTTCTGCtaagtgtgacgaccagaactgcacctcGATCAAAATCACCCCGATGTGAGGGGCCAAGTCTTCAGTTACTCTGAAACTCCCTCCTCTTAAACCTTGCTGTcctcatcgaatccctgcagtgcaggaggccattcggcccatcgagtctgcaccgaccacaatcccacccaggccctatc
The genomic region above belongs to Mustelus asterias unplaced genomic scaffold, sMusAst1.hap1.1 HAP1_SCAFFOLD_2072, whole genome shotgun sequence and contains:
- the bag4 gene encoding BAG family molecular chaperone regulator 4, which encodes GLVNGVFPSARASSPGRIPGSTWYPRGASESLSPESTASENVQSPQQQQQPVYPQASQQQQPVYPQASQQQQLTYPHPSQQSAYPQRQQHSQNQPAYLQQPSQQAGLSRPPSNGHVTPAQWAHSQTGPPSQGLPSRAQTPAHPAYPAQGQREVYEQQHQYPVTTPQYHFRNPDSAPQQSIYPSQHQPAPGPQAQPWSPSAPAPSLPPPSHDLWAQARATGLPSSAEQFPHGMPPFGGSVVPTPGWQRLSPSTSMYEQKELPYPLNHQDLRSRLSNASYLGSDQQPAVYAPAQTPDPLPAPSHGPRMEYSAPPTVYKTRPEAKGAREKAPPPADNGLERAEASGHPGHIQVERVLGHVQQLEAEVNRFDGKRGDKTYRLLEELLTKQLLEADSVQTNGQEHVRQARKEAVHKIQGVLEKLESMAE